The window AGGGTACCTCGAGCTTCGGAAAGCGCCACAACAAGACGCACGTTCTGTGCCGTCGATGTGGTTAGTATCTCCATCCCACCAGTTTCTGTCCACCATCCAGTCCCGTTCGAACCGAAGTCGCAAATCTCTACAACAGCAGTTGGAATGAGTTGAaagatggcgacgacgaatGGGGCTGGAAGATGGACACAAGAATTGCTACGAAGAAGGAATTTGGGACTGACGAGTTTTTCTTGCGACTGCGTATAGGCCGCCGCTCTCTCCACGTTCAGAAGCACACCTGCTCCAACTGTGGCTACCCTTCTGCTAAGACCCGCAAGTGTATGCAATCCTCCCTACAACCCCGATGGTTCGGATACAAAATTTGTGTCGGAAATGTACGGTCGTTGAACTGAACCCTGGCTTACCGAGAATGCAGACAACTGgggcgagaaggccatgCGGCGCAAGACCACCGGCAGCGGCCGCCTCAGGTCTCTGCGTGACGTGCACCGCCGCTTCAAGAACGGTTTCCAGGTCGGCACCCCCAAGGGCGCCCGTGGTCCCGAGAACCACTAAATGTTCTTTTTGAATGATATCATCCACTCGGTCGGCGTCGCGTTTTCGTTCTCGGAGATGGCTGGAAAAAATGCAAAGAAAAATGAAGATGGGGAGATATCCTGGCATGAACAATGGTCCTAGCATTACGACTCTCATAGCTTGCTCGCAATGCAATTTGGCCTTTTCCGGAATATGAAcgctcttttctttcctcggTGGTGTGTGTATGGCAGACCTGTCGATTCTTTCGTCTGTTCGCTGcacgatctggatgacaGTGATCGTGAGGATTCGAGGGATGGCGGTGTTTTGATGGAGATGTGAAATTAAGTCGGAGTGGAAAGCATGCATGaatttctttgtttctcttTCTACATCGCGACACATCCGATGTGAAGATATCTCTTCCCACCCTTCTCTCGGATGCCAATCGAGAACATCTAACCCAGTACAGTCTAAGACTCGCCCCGGCCAAACACCCTGACGCCACCATCCCGCTGAATGTAATACAgcacctccttctccggaTTTTCATCCTTACCCGcaatccatccaccacccgcACTTATCCTCAGCACCCCACTAACATCTCTTGCAACTCCAGTCTCCAGAGTGCGCAGTTGCATAACCGAGCGTGCCCGATGCGCCAGCCCAATAGCAAACCCGGCATGCTCCGTCTCAATCGGAGCAGGCATGTGGCCTCCAGCCCTCGACACCGAAACATTATGTATCAGTGGCGAATCCGCTGCCATAGTCAAGATCGTAGCGTGTGCATGCTGCTGTAATCCAGCCACCCACTCCGCCATCTCCGTCGCCCCAATTCCCAAACTCGGTCCCGTGGTGGCGAGTAGTAAGTCCGGCTGATCGACGATGAGAAGTAattcatcgccatcttctgcGGAAGGCTTCAGCTGCTGCATCACAGAGACGATGTCGCTTTCCAGTGCATCGAGGGCTGCCGTGCCGCGGCCGGAAAAATGTAGCTTTTTGGCCACGCCCAGCTCTGTCTGGCTTCGCGGTGCAAGGCCACTACCGCCTGACGCTATCGCAGGCGACTGTAGTGATCTCCCCGGCAAAGGTCCGGGTTGAGATCGCAGTGGCAAAGTTGTTCGAGGAGTGCTGTTCCCCCGGCCAGCGGGGGAGGCAGCAGAGGCGCTGCTGGAAGAGACTTGTGGTGTATAGAATAGATCTGATAAACCATCGATGAAGGCAAATTGCTCCTTGTCTGCCAAGCGTGCAAGGTCCAATCCCTGAAGACGCGTTAGACTCAAGAGGCAATTGTAAGATATTAGAAGATCATCTTCCCCAAATACATACCAATCGCTTCGCTTCTGACTTCCAAAATTCGAAACTCCGCATGAAGCTCACAAACACCACTTTCCGCTTCTCGTCAGTCCGGACATCCTCTAGCTCAGATGCGGCATGCTGATTTG of the Penicillium psychrofluorescens genome assembly, chromosome: 1 genome contains:
- a CDS encoding uncharacterized protein (ID:PFLUO_000671-T1.cds;~source:funannotate), which codes for MTKGTSSFGKRHNKTHVLPVRTEVANLYNSSWNELKDGDDEWGWKMDTRIATKKEFGTDEFFLRLRIGRRSLHVQKHTCSNCGYPSAKTRKYNWGEKAMRRKTTGSGRLRSLRDVHRRFKNGFQVGTPKGARGPENH
- a CDS encoding uncharacterized protein (ID:PFLUO_000672-T1.cds;~source:funannotate) encodes the protein MPSQPALPPLLAPYLSSLPHTSLTLVSSILGATSNWLVLRFLHAALSTSSNQHAASELEDVRTDEKRKVVFVSFMRSFEFWKSEAKRLGLDLARLADKEQFAFIDGLSDLFYTPQVSSSSASAASPAGRGNSTPRTTLPLRSQPGPLPGRSLQSPAIASGGSGLAPRSQTELGVAKKLHFSGRGTAALDALESDIVSVMQQLKPSAEDGDELLLIVDQPDLLLATTGPSLGIGATEMAEWVAGLQQHAHATILTMAADSPLIHNVSVSRAGGHMPAPIETEHAGFAIGLAHRARSVMQLRTLETGVARDVSGVLRISAGGGWIAGKDENPEKEVLYYIQRDGGVRVFGRGES